The genome window CTCTACCGAGATGAGGGCCGCGGCACCCCGTACGCAGGCCGCACGGGTGCCGCACCAGCTGCGGCCGGGGGACGAGGCCCGCGAGCGGGCCGCCGCGGCGGGCGCAACGCGCGGTGAGCACACCCACAGCGAGTCGCCGATCCCGCATCCGCGCGTACGGGAGGACATGGCCGCCGGGTGCCCCGTGGAGGACGGGCGTCCCGTCGTCCAGCGGGCCTCCGTCCGCGGGCAGATACTCGACGCCCTGCGCGCCGCGCTGGTGAGGGGCGAGCTCGCGCCCGGTGAGGTCTACTCGGGGCCTGCGCTCGCCGAACGGTTCGGGGTGTCCGCCACACCGGTGCGCGAGGCGATGCAGCAGCTGGCCCTGGAGGGCGCGGTCGAGGTCGTGCCCAACCGAGGGTTCCGTGTCGTGGTGCGCGGCACCCGGGAACTGACCGAACTCGCCGAGATCCGGGCCCTGATCGAGGTCCCGGTGATGCTGCGGCTCGCCCGCGCGGTCCCCGCCGAGCGCTGGGCGGAGCTGCGCCCGCTGGCCGAGGCCACCGTCCGCGCCGCGTCCTCCGGGTGCCGGGCGACCTACGCCGAGTCGGACCGCGCCTTCCATCGCGCGGTCCTCGCCCTCGCCGGCAACGAGCAACTCCTGCGGATCGCCGACGACCTGCACCGCCGCGCCCAGTGGCCCCTGGTAGAAGCCCCCTCCTTCCGCGGTCGCGCCGAACTGCTCGCCGACGCCGCCGAGCACACGGCCCTGCTCGACGCGCTGGCCGCCCGGGACCTGGCAGTGGTGCAGTCACTCGTACGGGAGCACTTCACGGGGTCCTGCTGACGGGGGCCTCCCCGGGGTCGCAGGATGAGGGAACCGCTCCGGCGTTCCCTCGCGTGTCGGCCGGAGAGGGTGCGACCGTCCCACGGGGGTGACCGATGGTGATGTTCGAAACAGGGCAGCGGGCTCGGCGGCGGATTCGCCGGGACCGGCCGGACGGGCGGACACGGCGGGCGGGCCGGGACGGCCTCGGCGGGCGGGCGGCGTTCGTCGTCCCCGCCGCCGTCGCCGTCCTGCTCACCGCGGTCGTCCTCCTGGCCCGCGACCCCGCGTTCCACGACGCCCTGTGGACATTCGTCCGGAGCCTGTGAGCGGCTGGGCTCAGTCCCCGTGACCGGTGGCGGTCTTCGAGAAGGCGTCGTGCCAGGCCGCCTTCGCACCGGAGTCGCCTATGCGGTACACGTCGACCACCGCGCCGACGGCCACGACCAGGGACAGCACGGCCGCCGCCACCCGGACGACCGCGCCGCCGCGAGGCCCGTCCGTGTTGCTCTGCGGCGCCGGCGTCCGGCGGGCCGTCCACCACACGGCCGTAGCCAGCAGGAACAGGCCCAGGGCCCACGGCAGCAGACCGTCCCCGAGCTCGGCGTGCTTGCGCACCAGAGGGTCGCTGTCGACGTGCCGCTCCAGCCACTCACCCGCGTGGGAGGTCAGCGGAACGGTCACCAGCGTGACGAAGGCGAGCACGGGCAGTACCAGCCCAAGCCGCCGCGCGGCCTTCGGCCACACGGCGCTGACGACGAGCGCCAGTGCACACAGCGGGACCAGGACGACGACGAAGTGGACGAACAGCACATGCGCGGGCAAGCCGTTGACGAGGGTCATCGGGGTGCTCCTCAAGGGGGGCGGCCAAGGGATCGGCGCGCCAGCCTGGCACAACAATTTCTCAGCTTCTTCTGAAGGCGAGACGGTGCAAACCCCGACAAACCCCTACGATGCGGTCGGTTTCATCGGCGCCAACTGCCGCGCCAGCCATGTCGGTACGCCCCCCAGCAGCCGGAACAGCCGCCCCGCCTCCGCGCGCAGCCGGGACGCCTCCGGTTCGGTCTCCGCGTCCGCGAGCGACGCCAGCGCCGGTGCCGTACCGACGAGGTACCCGAGCTCCTCGCGGATCCGCAGCGACTCGGCGAAGCCGTGCCGCGCCTCCGCCACCTCGCCGTCCCGCAGGGCGAGCCCCGCCAGGTGCCGCCAGGTGAAGGAGAGCAGCAGCGCGTCGCCGTGCGCGGCGGCGCCCGCGTGCGCGCGCCGGTAGGCCGCACGGGCCGCCTGCGGGGCGTCGGCGAGGTTCTGGGCCACCAGGCCGCGCCGGAAGTCCAGCAGGGCCCTCCCCGGCGTCCCCGGAGGGATCAGCGCCGCCGTCCGGCCGAGCGCGGCCCGCGCCTCGTCGGCCCGGTCCCGGACCCCGAGCAGGGTGGCGGCGTACGCCAAGTACCCGCGTTCACAAGCGGCCGCGCCCCGCTCCTCGTCGCTGTGGGCCTGAGCCTCAGCCGTGCGCAGCGCGTCCTCGGCCTCCTCCCAGCCCTTCTCCGTGTACAGGCAGCGCTCGACCAGCAGCGCGGCCCGCTGGAGGGACGCCTCGGCCGTCACAGGCTGGAGGAGGGCCGCCGCGTCGGCCCAGCAGGCGCGCGAGCGCAGCCGCCATACCGCGGTCTGGAGTGGATCGTCAGCTGCGGTCGTTCCGGTACCAGACATGGCGGTATGCGCCACGTTGCCCTCCCGAGCACGCCATCGAGCTTTAGGTGGTGGCGGCATTCCAGCACCAACCGCGGCACGGGGCCAAGAGGCTGGGTGAAGGATTTCACAAAGTCGTGGGACACCGGCGGTCGTTGCGGCCACCGGTGCACCACCGCCCTGACCTCAACTCATGCGCAACGCGAGGAAGAAATCGAGCTTGTCCTCCAGGCGTGAGAGGTCCCGGCTCGTCAACTGCTCAATACGCCCCACCCGGTATCGCAGCGTGTTGACGTGCAGGTGGAGCCGGGTCGCGCAACGGGTCCAGGAGCCGTCGCACTCGAGGAACGCCTCCAGGGTCGGAATCAGCTCGGCGCGGTGCCGGCGGTCGTAGTCGCGCAGCGGATCCAGCAGACGGGCCGTGAAGGCGCGGCGCACGTCGTCCGGGACGAACGGCAGCAGCAGCACGTGCGAGGCCAGCTCCTGGTGGCCGGCCGCGCACACCCGGCCCGGGCGGGCGGCGGCGACCCGGCGGGCGTGCCGCGCCTCCTCCAGGGCGCCGCGCAGCCCTTCCGCCGAGTGCACCGCGGCGCTGACGCCCAGGGTGAGCCGGCCGTCGTCGGCGAGGCCCGCGGACAGCGGGTCCCGTACGGCCTGAAGCAGGGCGTCAGCGAGGACGCCCTGCTCGGAACCGTCCTGCTCGGAGGACACGGACGGAAGCGGCACGAGCGCGATCGCCTCGTCCCCGGTGTGGGCCACCGCGATGCGGTCGGAGTGCTCCGGGCCGGTGGACCCGAGGTACCCCTTGTTCGAAGAGCCGGGGAGAGCGTCGACGAGGATCTCCTCCAGCAACGCCTGGGCGACCGGCCCGCTCTCGACCTCCCCGCCGTCCCACTCGACCCGGGCCACCACCACCTGCCAGTGCGGCGCCGACCCGAGCCCCGGCAGCAGCACGGGCGCGGCGACCCGCAGCCGGGCCGCGATCTCGGCGGGCGCGGCCCCCGCCTGCACCAGCTCAAGGACCTCCTGCGCGAGCCGCCGCCGCACGGTGCGCGCCGCGTCGCGCCGGTCCCGTTCGACCGCGATCAGCTGGGTGACGCCGTGCAGCAGGTCGAGGCGCTCCTCGGCCCAGTCCCCGGCGTCCGCCTCGACCGCGAGCAGCCAGTCGGACAGCACCGTCTCGCGCACGTCCCGGGAGGCGCCGCCGCTCCCGCTGCTGCCGCGGATCGGGAAGAGGGAGTACGTCGTCGCGCCGAGCGTCACCCGGTGCGGTCCCCGGCGCCCGGTGCGCGTCGCCGCCAGATGCTCGGCCGCCAGCCTGGCGCACACGTCGGCGGCGAGACCCGGCGTCGGCCCGGCGATGGTCAGGCCGGTGGGGGAGAGCACCCAGGCCCGCAGGTCCAGGTCGGAGTGGAGCAGGTCCAGGACGACGTCCGGGCCGCCACCCGCCGGGCCGGGCGTCATCATCCGCCGGTGCCGGTCCACCACGGCCGCCAGGTCCCCGGCCCGCTCGCCGGAGACCTGCCGTACGACGTGCTCGGTGATCGTGGCGAACGCCACCGACTCATGGACGGCGAACAGCGGCAGCCGGTGCCGCGCGCAGGCCACGACGAGGTCGTCCGGGACGTCGCCCAGCTCCGCCTCGCCCGCGGCGAGCGCGGCCACGCCGGCGCTCGTCAGGATCCGCACGAAGGGCTCGGAGTCGGCGGCATCGTGCCGCCAGGCCAGGCCCGTGAGGACCAGTTCACCGCCGGAGAGGTACCGGCTTGGGTCCTTAAGGTCCGTGGTCATCACACCGCGCACGGTGCGGTCGAGCTCGTCCTCGCCGCCGAGCAGCCGCAGCCCCAGCGCGTCGGTGTTCAGCAGTGCGCGCAGCCGCATGTGTCGTTGCCGCCGTTCTTGTCCGGAAATCCATGGTCGGTCGGCCAGGGCGTTGGCCTGGGCTTTTCGGAAGCCGTGCTCACGGTCGCCGCCGCCGGTGCGTCGTGTTTCCAGGGGAAACCGGAGAGGTTACGGACGACCTCCGTTCATATGAATCTACAAGATGGCCGCCCTCACCAGCCAACTCCTTCATGTTTTCGGTGACTGACCCCGTTGGAGTACCCGGCGGTGTACTGACTCCACTCCCCGTGAACAGCACTTGAACGAGCCGGGCCCGCCGCACCGGATATGGCTCGATCCGTACCGCCCCCGAGACGAAGAAGAGAGCCGGTCATGGACTTCCTTCGCCCCGCAAGCTGGGAGGATGCGCTCGCCGCCAAGGCCGAGCACCCCAGCGCCGTACCGATTGCGGGTGGCACCGATGTGATGGTCGAGATCAACTTCGACCACCGCCGGCCCGAGCATCTGATGGACCTCACTCGCATCGGCGATCTCTACGAGTGGGAGGTCGGCGAGGACAGCGTACGGCTCGGCGCCTCGGTCCCCTACACCAAGATCATGGAGAACCTGCGCGCCGAGCTGCCGGGCCTGGCCCTCGCCTCCCACACGGTGGCCTCCCCGCAGATCCGCAACCGCGGCGGCGTGGGCGGCAACCTCGGCACGGCCTCCCCGGCCGGCGACGCCCACCCGGCCCTGCTCGCGGCGGGCGCCGAGGTCGAGGTGGAGTCCGCGGCCCGCGGCACCCGCCTCATCCCGATCGACGCCTTCTACACCGGCGTCAAGCGCAACGCCCTCGCCCCCGACGAGCTGATCCGCGCCGTCCACATCAAGAAGGCCGACGGCCCCCAGCAGTACTCGAAGGTCGGCACCCGCAACGCCATGGTGATCGCCGTGTGCGCCTTCGGGCTCGCCCTGCACCCCGAGTCCCGCACGGTCCGCACCGGCATCGGCTCCGCCGCGCCCACCCCCGTCCGGGCCGAGGCCGCCGAGGAGTTCCTGAACGCGGCCCTGGAGGAGGGCGGCTTCTGGGACGACGGCAGGATCATCACCCCTTCCGTCGCCCAGCAGTTCGCGCAGCTGTGCGCCGCCGCCTGCAACCCGATCGACGACGTCCGGGGCACCGCGAGCTACCGGCGCCACGCGGTCGGGGTCATGGCCCGCCGCACGCTGACCTGGACCTGGGAGTCGTACCGCGGCACCCGCCGCACCTCGAAGGGAGCTGCGTGATGCTCGTCAACTTCACGGTCAACGGACGCCCGCAGGAGGCCGACGACGTCTGGGAGGGCGAGTCCCTGCTGTACGTGCTGCGCGAACGGCTGGGCCTGCCGGGCTCCAAGAACGCCTGCGAGCAGGGCGAGTGCGGCTCGTGCACGGTCCGCCTGGACGGCGTGCCGGTCTGTTCGTGCCTGGTCGCGGCCGGGCAGGTGGAGGGCCGCGAGGTCGTCACGGTCGAGGGGCTCGCGGACTACGCCGAACAGCGGTCCTGCGGGACCGGGGCGTGCGGCACGTCCCTGGACGAGGCCAAGCGGTGGCAGGCCAAGGGCACCGGCCCGCAGACCGGCGAGGGAACCGGCTCATCCCCGCGCGCGGCGCTCTCTCCCGTCCAGCAGGCGTTCATCGACGCCGGGGCCGTCCAGTGCGGCTTCTGCACGCCCGGCCTGCTGGTCGCCGCCGACGAGATGCTGGAGCGCAACCCGAACCCGACCGACGCGGACATCCGCGAGGCCCTGTCCGGCAACCTGTGCCGCTGCACCGGCTACGAGAAGATCATGGACGCCGTCCGCCTGGCGGCCGCCCGACAGTCCGAGGGGGCCTGACCATGACCTCCCCCAAGCTCTCAACCACGTTCGAGCAGGGAGACGCCCCCATCGGCGTTCCCACGAAGATCACGCAGGGGTCGCGGACCAAGGGCGGCATCGGCGAGTCCACGCTCCGCCCTGACGGCACGCTCAAGGTCACCGGCGAGTTCGCGTACTCGTCCGACATGTGGCACGAGGACATGCTCTGGGGCCACATCCTGCGCTCCACGGTCGCTCACGCCGAGATCGTGTCGATCGACACGAGCGAGGCCCTGGCCACACCCGGTGTCCACGCCGTC of Streptomyces cynarae contains these proteins:
- a CDS encoding DUF2231 domain-containing protein, whose product is MTLVNGLPAHVLFVHFVVVLVPLCALALVVSAVWPKAARRLGLVLPVLAFVTLVTVPLTSHAGEWLERHVDSDPLVRKHAELGDGLLPWALGLFLLATAVWWTARRTPAPQSNTDGPRGGAVVRVAAAVLSLVVAVGAVVDVYRIGDSGAKAAWHDAFSKTATGHGD
- a CDS encoding GntR family transcriptional regulator, whose amino-acid sequence is MRAAAPRTQAARVPHQLRPGDEARERAAAAGATRGEHTHSESPIPHPRVREDMAAGCPVEDGRPVVQRASVRGQILDALRAALVRGELAPGEVYSGPALAERFGVSATPVREAMQQLALEGAVEVVPNRGFRVVVRGTRELTELAEIRALIEVPVMLRLARAVPAERWAELRPLAEATVRAASSGCRATYAESDRAFHRAVLALAGNEQLLRIADDLHRRAQWPLVEAPSFRGRAELLADAAEHTALLDALAARDLAVVQSLVREHFTGSC
- a CDS encoding PucR family transcriptional regulator → MRLRALLNTDALGLRLLGGEDELDRTVRGVMTTDLKDPSRYLSGGELVLTGLAWRHDAADSEPFVRILTSAGVAALAAGEAELGDVPDDLVVACARHRLPLFAVHESVAFATITEHVVRQVSGERAGDLAAVVDRHRRMMTPGPAGGGPDVVLDLLHSDLDLRAWVLSPTGLTIAGPTPGLAADVCARLAAEHLAATRTGRRGPHRVTLGATTYSLFPIRGSSGSGGASRDVRETVLSDWLLAVEADAGDWAEERLDLLHGVTQLIAVERDRRDAARTVRRRLAQEVLELVQAGAAPAEIAARLRVAAPVLLPGLGSAPHWQVVVARVEWDGGEVESGPVAQALLEEILVDALPGSSNKGYLGSTGPEHSDRIAVAHTGDEAIALVPLPSVSSEQDGSEQGVLADALLQAVRDPLSAGLADDGRLTLGVSAAVHSAEGLRGALEEARHARRVAAARPGRVCAAGHQELASHVLLLPFVPDDVRRAFTARLLDPLRDYDRRHRAELIPTLEAFLECDGSWTRCATRLHLHVNTLRYRVGRIEQLTSRDLSRLEDKLDFFLALRMS
- a CDS encoding FAD binding domain-containing protein, encoding MDFLRPASWEDALAAKAEHPSAVPIAGGTDVMVEINFDHRRPEHLMDLTRIGDLYEWEVGEDSVRLGASVPYTKIMENLRAELPGLALASHTVASPQIRNRGGVGGNLGTASPAGDAHPALLAAGAEVEVESAARGTRLIPIDAFYTGVKRNALAPDELIRAVHIKKADGPQQYSKVGTRNAMVIAVCAFGLALHPESRTVRTGIGSAAPTPVRAEAAEEFLNAALEEGGFWDDGRIITPSVAQQFAQLCAAACNPIDDVRGTASYRRHAVGVMARRTLTWTWESYRGTRRTSKGAA
- a CDS encoding (2Fe-2S)-binding protein: MLVNFTVNGRPQEADDVWEGESLLYVLRERLGLPGSKNACEQGECGSCTVRLDGVPVCSCLVAAGQVEGREVVTVEGLADYAEQRSCGTGACGTSLDEAKRWQAKGTGPQTGEGTGSSPRAALSPVQQAFIDAGAVQCGFCTPGLLVAADEMLERNPNPTDADIREALSGNLCRCTGYEKIMDAVRLAAARQSEGA